A single Augochlora pura isolate Apur16 chromosome 2, APUR_v2.2.1, whole genome shotgun sequence DNA region contains:
- the Mgat3 gene encoding beta-1,4-mannosyl-glycoprotein 4-beta-N-acetylglucosaminyltransferase, whose translation MQPRLDGKLALLYTLLVLQVLIVMIYVATTPPSELTVSTTHTSVTFVKFDEPQEAHVQQTNRKKFPIYQTINGEVVLQDVKTYTLFDVYNHTVCWKYGVDNQKMKSSEDFQKCVCTQGWHGSDCGQPEVVWRAIMASKQNVKLKHRRTARRIIHTFFLNKYNSAIAEVIVEELYNVVDLFVICDFSNAEDNFHHKLLKGLLQQQQKKILYINVASKVHKPLRVVSKYIWEKIKTVVRNLRDDDIYVTTESEQVLNSRALMFLKVYNGWPQPIGFRLRWSVYGFFWQHPLKTTITVGACTIGLMREAYQSNPIMLQQLEGDLSERDSLGLVIGDLNHYGGWYCYLCQAPANIITSLHNKVKSNEIQLEKTIDVPFIEDLIGSGLWLDGKTNLLRVSKSRDLYFAPETILNNTWKYDWLVENFYAKLDYY comes from the exons ATGCAGCCCCGCCTAGATGGGAAACTGGCCTTGCTTTATACATTGTTAGTCTTGCAAGTTCTTATTGTTATGATTTATGTTGCCACTACTCCACCTTCTGAACTAACAGTGTCAACAACGCATACTTCTGTTACATTTGTGAAATTCGATGAGCCACAG GAAGCTCATGTGCAACAGACCAATCGTAAAAAGTTTCCAATCTACCAGACAATCAATGGGGAGGTTGTGCTTCAAGATGTCAAGACTTACACTCTGTTCGATGTATACAATCATACAGTTTGTTGGAAATATGGAGTAGATAATCAGAAGATGAAAAGTAGTGAAGACTTTCAAAAATGTGTTTGCACTCAAGGATGGCATGGTTCGGATTGTGGCCAGCCAGAAGTTGTCTGGAGAGCAATAATGGCATCGAAGCAAAACGTTAAGCTAAAACACCGTAGAACAGCTAGGCGTATCATTCATACGTTTTTTCTGAACAAATACAATTCAGCGATCGCGGAGGTGATAGTAGAAGAATTATACAATGTAGTAGATCTTTTTGTAATCTGTGATTTCAGTAATGCAGAGGATAATTTTCACCATAAGCTACTCAAAGGATTATTGCAGCAGCaacagaagaaaattttatatattaatgtagcGTCGAAGGTACACAAGCCGCTAAGGGTAGTATCCAAATACATTTGGGAGAAAATAAAGACTGTAGTACGAAATTTAAGAGACGATGATATTTATGTAACGACTGAATCAGAACAAGTACTAAACTCTAGGGCATTAATGTTCCTCAAGGTATACAACGGTTGGCCGCAACCGATCGGTTTTAGATTAAGATGGTCAGTTTATGGATTCTTCTGGCAACACCCACTTAAAACAACGATAACGGTTGGTGCGTGTACGATCGGATTGATGCGAGAAGCTTATCAATCCAATCCCATCATGCTGCAACAACTGGAAGGAGACttgagcgagagagatagtCTAGGCCTAGTAATAGGAGACTTGAATCATTATGGAGGATGGTATTGTTATCTCTGCCAGGCACCAGCAAACATTATAACTAGCCTGCATAACAAAGTGAAATCCAATGAgattcaattagaaaaaacTATTGATGTACCATTCATCGAGGACCTAATAGGAAGTGGATTGTGGTTAGATGGAAAAACTAATCTCCTAAGAGTCTCCAAATCTCGGGACCTCTATTTTGCGCCTGAaacaatacttaataatacaTGGAAATATGACTGGCTagtagagaatttttatgctaAATTAGACTATTACTGA
- the LOC144473803 gene encoding tubulin alpha-1 chain: MRECISVHVGQAGVQIGNACWELYCLEHGIQPDGQMPSDKTIGGGDDSFNTFFSETGAGKHVPRAVFIDLEPTVVDEVRTGTYRQLFHPEQLITGKEDAANNYARGHYTIGKEIVDLVLDRIRKLSDQCTGLQGFLIFHSFGGGTGSGFTSLLMERLSVDYGKKSKLEFAIYPAPQVSTAVVEPYNSILTTHTTLEHSDCAFMVDNEAIYDICRRNLDIERPTYTNLNRLIGQIVSSITASLRFDGALNVDLTEFQTNLVPYPRIHFPLVTYAPVISAEKAYHEQLSVSEITNACFEPANQMVKCDPRHGKYMACCMLYRGDVVPKDVNAAIATIKTKRTIQFVDWCPTGFKVGINYQPPTVVPGGDLAKVQRAVCMLSNTTAIAEAWARLDHKFDLMYAKRAFVHWYVGEGMEEGEFSEAREDLAALEKDYEEVGMDSAEGEGEGAEEY, from the exons ATG CGTGAGTGTATCTCAGTTCATGTTGGACAAGCTGGAGTCCAGATCGGTAATGCTTGCTGGGAATTGTATTGCCTGGAACATGGCATCCAACCTGATGGCCAGATGCCATCTGACAAAACTATTGGAGGAGGTGACGATAGTTTCAATACCTTCTTTAGTGAGACTGGAGCAGGAAAACATGTGCCCAGAGCAGTTTTCATCGACTTGGAACCTACAGTAGTTG ATGAAGTACGTACTGGTACGTACCGTCAATTGTTCCACCCAGAGCAGCTAATCACTGGCAAGGAAGATGCAGCCAACAATTATGCTCGTGGTCACTACACGATTGGAAAAGAAATCGTCGATCTCGTGTTGGACCGTATCCGTAAATTGTCTGATCAATGTACTGGTCTGCAAGGATTCCTGATATTCCACTCCTTCGGTGGTGGTACTGGCTCTGGATTCACATCTCTCTTGATGGAGCGTCTCTCAGTAGACTATGGCAAGAAATCCAAGCTGGAGTTTGCTATCTACCCTGCTCCTCAAGTCTCCACAGCTGTCGTCGAGCCATACAATTCGATTCTCACAACGCATACCACTCTTGAACATTCCGACTGCGCCTTTATGGTCGACAACGAAGCCATCTATGACATCTGCCGTCGTAACTTGGACATCGAGAGACCCACTTACACGAACTTGAATAGACTGATCGGCCAAATTGTATCCTCTATTACTGCTTCCCTGCGATTTGACGGTGCCCTGAACGTGGATTTGACGGAATTCCAGACGAATTTGGTACCTTATCCTAGAATTCATTTCCCGTTGGTAACTTATGCGCCGGTCATCTCCGCGGAGAAGGCGTATCATGAGCAACTCTCTGTATCAGAGATTACTAACGCCTGCTTCGAGCCTGCAAACCAGATGGTTAAATGCGACCCACGTCACGGAAAATATATGGCCTGCTGCATGTTGTACAGAGGTGACGTCGTGCCCAAGGACGTGAACGCGGCTATCGCTACCATCAAGACTAAGCGTACCATTCAGTTTGTTGATTGGTGCCCCACTGGATTTAAAGTTGGCATTAATTACCAGCCCCCGACCGTAGTACCCGGTGGCGATCTTGCCAAGGTACAACGAGCCGTCTGCATGTTGTCCAACACTACTGCTATCGCCGAAGCTTGGGCTCGCCTTGACCACAAATTCGACTTGATGTACGCTAAGCGAGCCTTCGTCCACTGGTACGTCGGAGAAGGTATGGAGGAAGGAGAATTCTCCGAAGCTCGAGAAGATCTCGCAGCTCTCGAGAAAGACTACGAGGAAGTTGGTATGGACTCCGCAGAAGGTGAAGGAGAAGGTGCCGAAGAATACTAA
- the LOC144473792 gene encoding E3 ubiquitin-protein ligase RNF14 isoform X2, which translates to MDNEKQKDEIIALESIYNEEEFSHHEENGRHQCSFKIFINLLDDYYITYKDNRHMEESLQKINISHLPPLTLHVILPEDYPSISPPIVTLHSSWLCSQSLAELCKKLDQLWEENKGQEILFTWVGFLHDESLEFLNMQGHIDMSNAYTYYQETLEKTQNVQKTKVIDTIENEHTIDSAKNKVRAEVTAQYWNKKNYMHKGYDKRALNSPIGRNPIQALIDYNDKRNHIEFEKNFYPCKICFLDKMGKHCTKFLPCGHVFCKDCITGYIEARIKDGNVQNICCPEEKCTSEATPAQIKGMLSSEMFAKYDSMLLNSTLDTMMDIIYCPRRNCQYPVSREPDEQMANCPVCRYAFCIFCKMVYHGIEPCKIYSEKRQLVTEYQEASNERKLKMEQRYGKKQLQVLVENTMSENWIQGNSQRCPKCNVHIEKTQGCNKMSCCRCNTYFCWLCSTILNRSSPYEHFRNSDSKCFNMLYHGTADEDEDEDIDEDEDNDFIHLPYDIDEDEYEIII; encoded by the exons ATGGATAATGAAAAGCAAAAGGATGAGATCATTGCATTGGAAAGTATTTACAATGAAGAAGAATTTTCTCATCATGAAGAGAATGGTCGTCACCAATGTAGTTtcaagatatttataaatctctTGGATGACTACTATATAACTTATAAAGATAACAGACATATGGAAGAATCTctgcagaaaattaatatatctcaTTTACCACCATTGACACTACATGTTATTTTACCAGAAGATTATCCTTCTATATCACCGCCAATAGTTACTTTACATTCGTCTTGGTTGTGTTCTCAGTCATTAGCTGAGTTATGTAAAAAGTTAGATCAGCTTTGGGAAGAAAACAAGGGACAAGAGATTCTATTTACATGGGTAGGCTTTTTACATGATGAAAGTTTAGAGTTTTTAAATATGCAGGGGCATATTGATATGAGCAATGCTTATACATATTACCAAGAGACGTTAGAAAAGACACAGAATGTTCAAAAGACTAAAGTAATAGATACCATAGAAAATGAGCACACTATTGACAGTGCAAAGAACAAGGTGAGAGCAGAAGTTACTGCTCAATATtggaacaaaaaaaattacatgCATAAGGGCTATGACAAAAGAGCCTTAAACTCTCCAATTGGAAGGAACCCTATTCAAGCATTAATTGATTATAACGACAAACGCAATCACATCGAATTTGAGAAGAATTTCTATCCttgtaaaatatgtttcttagACAAAATGGGAAAACACTGTACGAAATTTCTACCGTGCGGTCACGTGTTTTGTAAAGATTGTATAACTGGTTATATAGAAGCAAGGATTAAAGATGGAAACGTGCAGAACATTTGTTGTCCCGAAGAAAAATGTACCTCTGAAGCAACTCCTGCTCAa attaaaGGTATGTTAAGTTCAGAGATGTTCGCAAAGTATGATTCTATGCTGTTGAACAGTACATTGGATACTATGAtggatataatatattgccCACGACGGAATTGTCAGTATCCAGTTAGTCGCGAACCGGACGAGCAAATGGCAAATTGTCCAGTATGCCGATACGCATTTTgcattttctgtaaaatggTATATCACGGTATAGAAccatgtaaaatttattcag AAAAGCGTCAGTTAGTGACTGAGTATCAAGAGGCCTCCAATGAGCGTAAACTTAAAATGGAACAACGTTATGGAAAGAAACAGCTCCAAGTATTAGTAGAGAACACAATGTCTGAAAACTGGATCCAAGGCAACAGTCAAAGATGTCCCAAATGCAATGTTCACATCGAG AAAACGCAAGGCTGCAATAAGATGTCATGTTGCCGTTGCAACACGTACTTCTGTTGGTTGTGTAGTACCATACTTAATCGTTCATCGCCATACGAACATTTTCGTAATTCTGATTCCAAATGTTTTAATATGCTATATCATGGAACAGCAGACGAGGATGAGGACGAAGACATAGACGAGGACGAAGACAATGATTTCATTCACTTACCTTATGATATAGATGAAGATGagtacgaaataattatataa
- the LOC144473792 gene encoding E3 ubiquitin-protein ligase RNF14 isoform X1, with protein MDNEKQKDEIIALESIYNEEEFSHHEENGRHQCSFKIFINLLDDYYITYKDNRHMEESLQKINISHLPPLTLHVILPEDYPSISPPIVTLHSSWLCSQSLAELCKKLDQLWEENKGQEILFTWVGFLHDESLEFLNMQGHIDMSNAYTYYQETLEKTQNVQKTKVIDTIENEHTIDSAKNKVRAEVTAQYWNKKNYMHKGYDKRALNSPIGRNPIQALIDYNDKRNHIEFEKNFYPCKICFLDKMGKHCTKFLPCGHVFCKDCITGYIEARIKDGNVQNICCPEEKCTSEATPAQIKGMLSSEMFAKYDSMLLNSTLDTMMDIIYCPRRNCQYPVSREPDEQMANCPVCRYAFCIFCKMVYHGIEPCKIYSAEKRQLVTEYQEASNERKLKMEQRYGKKQLQVLVENTMSENWIQGNSQRCPKCNVHIEKTQGCNKMSCCRCNTYFCWLCSTILNRSSPYEHFRNSDSKCFNMLYHGTADEDEDEDIDEDEDNDFIHLPYDIDEDEYEIII; from the exons ATGGATAATGAAAAGCAAAAGGATGAGATCATTGCATTGGAAAGTATTTACAATGAAGAAGAATTTTCTCATCATGAAGAGAATGGTCGTCACCAATGTAGTTtcaagatatttataaatctctTGGATGACTACTATATAACTTATAAAGATAACAGACATATGGAAGAATCTctgcagaaaattaatatatctcaTTTACCACCATTGACACTACATGTTATTTTACCAGAAGATTATCCTTCTATATCACCGCCAATAGTTACTTTACATTCGTCTTGGTTGTGTTCTCAGTCATTAGCTGAGTTATGTAAAAAGTTAGATCAGCTTTGGGAAGAAAACAAGGGACAAGAGATTCTATTTACATGGGTAGGCTTTTTACATGATGAAAGTTTAGAGTTTTTAAATATGCAGGGGCATATTGATATGAGCAATGCTTATACATATTACCAAGAGACGTTAGAAAAGACACAGAATGTTCAAAAGACTAAAGTAATAGATACCATAGAAAATGAGCACACTATTGACAGTGCAAAGAACAAGGTGAGAGCAGAAGTTACTGCTCAATATtggaacaaaaaaaattacatgCATAAGGGCTATGACAAAAGAGCCTTAAACTCTCCAATTGGAAGGAACCCTATTCAAGCATTAATTGATTATAACGACAAACGCAATCACATCGAATTTGAGAAGAATTTCTATCCttgtaaaatatgtttcttagACAAAATGGGAAAACACTGTACGAAATTTCTACCGTGCGGTCACGTGTTTTGTAAAGATTGTATAACTGGTTATATAGAAGCAAGGATTAAAGATGGAAACGTGCAGAACATTTGTTGTCCCGAAGAAAAATGTACCTCTGAAGCAACTCCTGCTCAa attaaaGGTATGTTAAGTTCAGAGATGTTCGCAAAGTATGATTCTATGCTGTTGAACAGTACATTGGATACTATGAtggatataatatattgccCACGACGGAATTGTCAGTATCCAGTTAGTCGCGAACCGGACGAGCAAATGGCAAATTGTCCAGTATGCCGATACGCATTTTgcattttctgtaaaatggTATATCACGGTATAGAAccatgtaaaatttattcag CAGAAAAGCGTCAGTTAGTGACTGAGTATCAAGAGGCCTCCAATGAGCGTAAACTTAAAATGGAACAACGTTATGGAAAGAAACAGCTCCAAGTATTAGTAGAGAACACAATGTCTGAAAACTGGATCCAAGGCAACAGTCAAAGATGTCCCAAATGCAATGTTCACATCGAG AAAACGCAAGGCTGCAATAAGATGTCATGTTGCCGTTGCAACACGTACTTCTGTTGGTTGTGTAGTACCATACTTAATCGTTCATCGCCATACGAACATTTTCGTAATTCTGATTCCAAATGTTTTAATATGCTATATCATGGAACAGCAGACGAGGATGAGGACGAAGACATAGACGAGGACGAAGACAATGATTTCATTCACTTACCTTATGATATAGATGAAGATGagtacgaaataattatataa